The following are from one region of the Camarhynchus parvulus chromosome 3, STF_HiC, whole genome shotgun sequence genome:
- the DSTN gene encoding destrin, translating into MASGVQVADEVCRIFYDMKVRKCSTPEEIKKRKKAVIFCLSPDKKCIIVEEGKEILVGDVGVTVTDPFKHFVQMLPEKDCRYALYDASFETKESKKEELMFFLWAPEQAPLKSKMIYASSKDAIKKKFQGIKHECQANGPEDLNRACIAEKLGGSLVVAFEGSPV; encoded by the exons ATG GCCTCCGGAGTACAAGTGGCCGATGAGGTGTGCCGTATCTTCTACGACATGAAAGTGCGGAAGTGCTCCACGCCGGAGGAGAtcaagaagaggaagaaggctGTCATCTTCTGCCTCAGTCCAGACAAAAAGTGCATTATTGTGGAGGAAGGCAAAGAGATTCTGGTGGGAGACGTCGGAGTGACAGTCACCGACCCTTTCAAGCACTTTGTGCAGATGCTTCCCGAGAAGGATTGCCGCTATGCCTTGTATGATGCAAGCTTCGAGACCAAGGAATCCAAAAAAGAAGAGCTGATGTTTTTCTTGTG GGCACCAGAACAAGCACCTCTCAAAAGTAAGATGATCTACGCAAGCTCCAAGGATGCAATCAAAAAGAAGTTTCAAG GCATAAAGCATGAATGCCAAGCAAATGGGCCAGAGGACCTGAACCGAGCTTGCATTGCTGAGAAGCTAGGAGGCTCCCTAGTCGTAGCTTTTGAAGGAAGTCCCGTGTAG